A stretch of the Argentina anserina chromosome 6, drPotAnse1.1, whole genome shotgun sequence genome encodes the following:
- the LOC126799309 gene encoding uncharacterized protein LOC126799309 isoform X2, protein MAGGEPHAPPPLEKQFEDFRAQLEESGTLRDRIRAVVVEIESTTRIIHSGLLLVHQSRSTPAEVLEKPRAQIVVLKELYSRLAEIVRESPGRYYRYHGDWKSETQTVVSLLAFMHWLETGTLLLHTEAEEKLGLSGSEFGLDVEDYLVGICFMSNELPRYVVNQVTAGDYDCPRKVMKFLTDLHASFRLLNLRNDFLRKKFDGMKYDLRRVEEVYYDVKIRGLAANGGSGEKPAA, encoded by the exons ATGGCCGGCGGTGAACCCCACGCGCCTCCTCCGCTGGAGAAGCAGTTCGAGGACTTCCGCGCCCAGCTCGAAGAGTCCGGAACGCTCCGCGATCGCATTCGAGCCGTGGTGGTGGAGATCGAGTCCACCACTAGGATTATCCACTCCGGCCTCCTCTTGGTTCACCAGTCGCGCTCTACACCAG CAGAGGTGTTGGAGAAGCCAAGGGCTCAAATTGTGGTGCTGAAGGAGCTCTACAGTCGGCTCGCCGAGATTGTGCGTGAAAGCCCTGGGAGATATTACAG GTATCATGGTGATTGGAAGAGTGAGACGCAGACCGTGGTTTCACTGCTTGCTTTTATGCATTGGTTAGAGACAGGGACGCTTTTGTTGCACACTGAAGCTGAGGAAAAACTTGGGT TGAGCGGTTCAGAATTTGGTCTGGATGTTGAAGACTATCTTGTTG GTATCTGCTTCATGTCCAATGAATTG CCTAGGTATGTGGTTAACCAAGTTACAGCTGGGGACTATGATTGTCCAAGAAAGGTCATGAAGTTTTTGACAGATCTCCATGCATCCTTCCGTCTGCTCAATCTTCGAAATGACTTTCTGCGCAAGAAGTTTGATG GTATGAAGTATGACCTAAGAAGAGTTGAAGAGGTTTACTATGATGTAAAGATCCGAGGCTTGGCAGCAAATGGGGGTTCCGGAGAAAAGCCAGCAGCTTAA
- the LOC126799309 gene encoding uncharacterized protein LOC126799309 isoform X1 — protein sequence MKSAFRNGYFLTLSRSFNPNPPLLPSLSSLHLIPPRSPPPFRSVRPLAGISNRAFTSSMAGGEPHAPPPLEKQFEDFRAQLEESGTLRDRIRAVVVEIESTTRIIHSGLLLVHQSRSTPEVLEKPRAQIVVLKELYSRLAEIVRESPGRYYRYHGDWKSETQTVVSLLAFMHWLETGTLLLHTEAEEKLGLSGSEFGLDVEDYLVGICFMSNELPRYVVNQVTAGDYDCPRKVMKFLTDLHASFRLLNLRNDFLRKKFDGMKYDLRRVEEVYYDVKIRGLAANGGSGEKPAA from the exons ATGAAATCAGCGTTTCGAAACGGTTACTTCCTCACACTCTCTCGCTCCTTTAACCCTAACCCTCCCCTCctcccctctctctcctctctccacCTCATCCCTCCTCGCTCACCGCCACCGTTCCGATCCGTCCGCCCGCTCGCCGGAATCTCCAACCGCGCCTTCACCTCCTCCATGGCCGGCGGTGAACCCCACGCGCCTCCTCCGCTGGAGAAGCAGTTCGAGGACTTCCGCGCCCAGCTCGAAGAGTCCGGAACGCTCCGCGATCGCATTCGAGCCGTGGTGGTGGAGATCGAGTCCACCACTAGGATTATCCACTCCGGCCTCCTCTTGGTTCACCAGTCGCGCTCTACACCAG AGGTGTTGGAGAAGCCAAGGGCTCAAATTGTGGTGCTGAAGGAGCTCTACAGTCGGCTCGCCGAGATTGTGCGTGAAAGCCCTGGGAGATATTACAG GTATCATGGTGATTGGAAGAGTGAGACGCAGACCGTGGTTTCACTGCTTGCTTTTATGCATTGGTTAGAGACAGGGACGCTTTTGTTGCACACTGAAGCTGAGGAAAAACTTGGGT TGAGCGGTTCAGAATTTGGTCTGGATGTTGAAGACTATCTTGTTG GTATCTGCTTCATGTCCAATGAATTG CCTAGGTATGTGGTTAACCAAGTTACAGCTGGGGACTATGATTGTCCAAGAAAGGTCATGAAGTTTTTGACAGATCTCCATGCATCCTTCCGTCTGCTCAATCTTCGAAATGACTTTCTGCGCAAGAAGTTTGATG GTATGAAGTATGACCTAAGAAGAGTTGAAGAGGTTTACTATGATGTAAAGATCCGAGGCTTGGCAGCAAATGGGGGTTCCGGAGAAAAGCCAGCAGCTTAA